The following are encoded in a window of Fretibacter rubidus genomic DNA:
- the clpA gene encoding ATP-dependent Clp protease ATP-binding subunit ClpA — MASFSPILEETIHRALTVASDRKHELATLEHLLFALLDDTDAQAVIKACDVDIDALRSDIAQYLDEDLQSLVVEEFEEARPTAGFHRVIQRAVIHVQSSGREEVTGANALVALFAERESHAVYFLQERDMTRYDAVNYISHGIGKNGEASVSKPIMGTGPDGSGPEGDKKSDPLESYCVDLNAKAKEGDIDPLIGRDQEVERCIMVLSRRRKNNPLLVGDPGVGKTAIAEGIARKIIEGDVPDVLADATIFSLDMGALLAGTRYRGDFEERLKAVMERLQELPHAVLFIDEIHTIIGAGATSGGAMDASNLLKPALQSGKLRCMGSTTYKEYRQHFEKDRALSRRFLKVDVSEPSPDDAVKILQGLKSYFEEFHNVKYTDEAIQGAVDLAVRHVTDRKLPDKAIDVIDEAGARQRLMPEKKRKKTIGIEDIELVISKIARIPPKSISRDDEKALKSLDLDLKRMVFGQDKAIEQVAAAVKLARAGLREPNKPIGSYLFAGPTGVGKTEVAKQLAMTQGLELLRFDMSEYMERHTVSRLIGAPPGYVGYDQGGLLTDQVNQNPHCVLLLDEIEKAHPDIYNILLQMMDNGTLTDTNGRTIDFRNVIIIMTTNAGASDAARAEIGFGRGLKSDEADAAIQRLFTPEFRNRLDAIVHFAPLSEDNIARVVDKFVIQLEAQLTERKIEFELSKGANAWLAKKGYDKRYGARPLSRTIQEYIKKPLADEILFGKLKQGGLVKVGVDRKKENLTFKIVPPAKKKLSGPKGGKGLPAPKPTEDA, encoded by the coding sequence ATGGCATCGTTTTCCCCCATTTTGGAAGAGACCATTCACCGCGCCCTAACGGTCGCGAGTGACCGCAAACATGAATTGGCGACGTTAGAGCATCTGCTTTTTGCACTGCTGGATGACACAGACGCACAAGCCGTTATCAAGGCCTGTGACGTCGACATTGACGCGCTGCGCAGCGACATCGCGCAATATTTAGATGAGGATTTACAGAGCCTTGTCGTTGAAGAATTTGAAGAAGCCCGCCCGACGGCTGGATTTCACCGCGTAATTCAACGCGCCGTTATCCATGTCCAAAGCTCTGGCCGTGAAGAAGTGACAGGCGCCAATGCGCTCGTCGCGCTTTTTGCTGAGCGCGAGTCCCACGCCGTTTATTTCCTGCAAGAACGCGATATGACGCGTTATGACGCTGTGAATTATATCAGCCACGGTATCGGCAAAAACGGCGAAGCCAGTGTCTCTAAACCCATCATGGGCACAGGCCCAGACGGTTCGGGGCCAGAGGGCGATAAGAAATCTGACCCGCTGGAGAGTTACTGTGTTGATCTTAACGCCAAAGCCAAAGAAGGCGATATTGACCCCCTAATTGGCCGCGACCAAGAGGTCGAACGCTGCATTATGGTTCTATCCCGCCGCCGTAAAAACAACCCGCTTCTTGTGGGCGACCCAGGCGTTGGTAAAACAGCCATTGCCGAAGGCATTGCGCGCAAAATTATCGAAGGTGACGTGCCAGATGTGCTGGCGGACGCGACCATTTTCTCGCTTGATATGGGCGCGCTGTTGGCGGGTACGCGCTACCGTGGTGATTTCGAGGAACGGTTAAAAGCCGTGATGGAACGCCTGCAAGAGCTACCCCATGCTGTCTTGTTCATTGATGAAATCCACACCATTATCGGTGCGGGTGCGACATCGGGCGGCGCGATGGATGCGTCCAACCTGCTCAAGCCTGCTCTGCAATCGGGCAAGCTGCGGTGTATGGGATCCACGACCTATAAGGAATATCGTCAGCATTTTGAAAAAGACCGCGCCCTGTCGCGCCGCTTCCTCAAAGTGGATGTATCAGAGCCGTCCCCGGATGACGCCGTGAAAATCCTGCAAGGCCTTAAGTCTTATTTCGAGGAGTTTCATAACGTCAAATATACAGACGAAGCCATTCAAGGGGCCGTTGATTTGGCCGTTCGCCACGTTACAGACCGTAAATTGCCCGATAAGGCGATTGACGTAATTGACGAGGCGGGGGCGCGTCAACGCCTGATGCCAGAGAAAAAGCGCAAAAAAACGATTGGTATTGAAGACATCGAATTGGTAATTTCCAAGATCGCGCGCATTCCGCCGAAATCTATTTCGCGTGATGATGAGAAAGCGCTGAAATCGCTGGATTTGGATCTGAAACGCATGGTGTTTGGCCAGGACAAAGCGATTGAACAAGTCGCGGCGGCCGTCAAACTCGCCCGTGCGGGGCTGCGTGAGCCAAATAAGCCAATTGGTAGCTACCTTTTTGCGGGCCCAACAGGTGTTGGTAAAACGGAAGTAGCCAAGCAACTTGCCATGACGCAAGGCTTGGAACTGCTGCGCTTTGATATGTCTGAATATATGGAACGCCACACGGTGTCGCGCCTTATCGGTGCGCCTCCCGGCTATGTCGGTTATGACCAAGGCGGTTTGTTGACCGATCAAGTCAATCAGAACCCGCATTGTGTTTTGCTTTTGGACGAAATCGAGAAAGCCCATCCTGATATCTATAATATCTTATTGCAGATGATGGATAACGGCACGCTGACCGATACCAATGGCCGGACCATAGATTTCCGCAATGTCATTATTATCATGACGACAAATGCGGGCGCATCCGATGCCGCGCGGGCCGAGATTGGTTTTGGTCGCGGTCTGAAATCGGATGAAGCGGATGCGGCCATCCAGCGTTTATTTACGCCAGAGTTTCGTAACCGCCTTGACGCGATTGTGCATTTTGCGCCTCTGTCCGAAGATAATATCGCCCGCGTTGTCGATAAGTTCGTTATCCAATTGGAAGCGCAATTAACAGAGCGCAAGATTGAATTTGAATTGTCCAAGGGTGCAAATGCTTGGCTCGCAAAGAAAGGCTATGACAAACGTTACGGCGCACGTCCGCTCTCTCGCACAATCCAAGAATATATTAAAAAGCCGCTCGCGGATGAGATATTATTTGGCAAGCTCAAACAGGGCGGCTTGGTTAAGGTCGGCGTGGATAGGAAGAAGGAGAATCTGACCTTCAAGATTGTCCCGCCCGCCAAGAAAAAACTCAGCGGCCCCAAAGGCGGCAAAGGCCTCCCCGCGCCAAAACCGACTGAGGATGCTTAG
- a CDS encoding head GIN domain-containing protein: MSNNKPLDRFKSAAATALTVGAIAATTTAFAHDDNRDRSNDIQEIHDVTGFDNIEIVGVYELDVKVGPEFYVHTSGAAKEVENLKVFVRGDTLVLDNEKRKKKMNKQHGVLVTITMPSLNGLDIVGVGTGDISGVKADDFTLNVSGVGEMDIAGTCGSLRAEVSGVGDFSTADLKCKDVKADLSGVGQFTVYASESADVSAMGIGEIVVLGNPKSIEKNSNFMSKIRIK, translated from the coding sequence ATGTCAAACAATAAACCCCTCGATAGATTTAAATCGGCTGCGGCGACGGCCTTAACAGTGGGCGCGATTGCGGCCACTACGACAGCTTTCGCTCATGATGATAATCGCGATCGCAGCAACGACATTCAAGAAATTCACGACGTTACAGGCTTTGACAATATTGAAATTGTCGGTGTTTATGAGCTTGACGTGAAAGTCGGACCCGAGTTTTACGTCCACACGAGCGGCGCGGCCAAAGAGGTCGAAAACCTAAAAGTTTTTGTGCGCGGCGACACGCTTGTTCTGGATAATGAAAAACGCAAAAAGAAAATGAATAAACAACACGGCGTGCTTGTGACAATTACCATGCCGAGCTTGAACGGCCTTGATATTGTGGGGGTCGGAACGGGTGATATTTCAGGCGTGAAAGCCGATGATTTTACCCTGAACGTTAGCGGTGTTGGCGAGATGGATATTGCCGGTACTTGCGGATCGTTACGAGCAGAGGTTAGTGGCGTTGGTGATTTTTCGACGGCTGATCTGAAATGCAAAGATGTGAAAGCGGATTTGTCTGGCGTTGGACAGTTTACCGTCTATGCGTCCGAAAGCGCCGACGTCTCCGCCATGGGTATCGGAGAGATCGTTGTGCTGGGTAATCCAAAATCAATTGAAAAAAACAGTAATTTTATGTCCAAAATTCGGATTAAATAA
- a CDS encoding aminotransferase class V-fold PLP-dependent enzyme — MIIPNQRPLFSIPDSHAYLNTAYMGPLMHDVVTAMQSGIAEKVAPWDYKASQFFDDVATARGLAARIFEAPADCIAIVPSASYGIQIAANNLPLRADQHVIVLEDQFPSHVYPWQDKAAKTGARVNILPTPDDDDWTRVVLEAINAKTAIVAVPQTHWSTGVTLDLAAIRDALDDVGGALVLDLTQSLGAQPLHLADCRPDFAVAASYKWLLGPYTMGFLYCDTKWHDGAPLEHNWINRQGSEDFTGLTRYQDRFHDGAVRYDMGEKSNPVLLRGASAAMGQILDWGIKNIAETLAEKTAVIERALAPLGLHAPKAARAPHYLGLRRATGIPAGLSEALATEHIYISVRGSAMRVTPHLYTTDADIARFIAAVTRRL; from the coding sequence GTGATAATCCCCAACCAACGGCCTTTATTCTCTATCCCCGACAGCCATGCCTATCTCAACACCGCCTATATGGGGCCGTTAATGCATGATGTCGTCACTGCCATGCAAAGCGGTATCGCAGAAAAGGTCGCGCCGTGGGATTATAAAGCGTCGCAATTTTTTGATGATGTCGCGACGGCGCGCGGCCTAGCCGCTAGGATTTTTGAAGCGCCTGCAGACTGTATCGCTATTGTCCCGTCCGCCAGCTACGGCATTCAAATCGCGGCTAATAACCTACCGCTGCGCGCGGATCAGCATGTCATCGTGCTAGAAGATCAATTCCCAAGCCATGTTTATCCGTGGCAGGATAAAGCCGCCAAGACAGGCGCGCGTGTGAATATTCTGCCGACCCCTGATGACGATGATTGGACGCGGGTGGTGCTAGAGGCGATTAACGCCAAGACTGCGATTGTCGCTGTGCCGCAAACCCACTGGTCAACGGGGGTAACATTGGATTTAGCCGCAATACGCGATGCCCTTGATGATGTTGGCGGCGCATTGGTTTTGGATTTGACACAGTCGCTGGGCGCGCAGCCGTTACATCTTGCGGATTGTCGCCCTGATTTTGCTGTGGCTGCGAGTTATAAATGGCTGCTGGGGCCTTACACCATGGGATTTTTATATTGCGATACGAAATGGCATGACGGCGCGCCATTGGAACATAATTGGATTAACCGCCAAGGCAGCGAAGATTTCACGGGGCTGACCCGTTACCAAGACCGCTTCCACGACGGCGCGGTGCGCTATGATATGGGCGAGAAGTCCAACCCTGTCTTGCTCCGCGGGGCGTCGGCGGCGATGGGCCAAATCCTCGATTGGGGGATTAAGAATATCGCAGAGACTTTGGCCGAGAAAACGGCAGTTATAGAGCGCGCGCTCGCGCCGCTTGGCTTGCACGCACCAAAGGCGGCGCGCGCCCCGCATTATCTTGGCCTGCGCCGCGCCACCGGTATTCCTGCGGGATTGTCAGAGGCGCTGGCAACGGAGCACATTTATATTTCTGTGCGCGGCTCGGCCATGCGCGTCACGCCGCATCTTTATACAACCGATGCGGATATAGCGCGTTTCATTGCTGCGGTGACGCGACGACTTTAG
- the clpS gene encoding ATP-dependent Clp protease adapter ClpS produces the protein MMADPPEKGGEGDSDEERGVATKTRPKTKKPSMYRVLLMNDDYTPMEFVIDVLMKVFNKSAEDATRIMLNVHKNGIGVCGVFTFEIAETKVTQVMNAAKRAQHPLQCTMEKV, from the coding sequence ATGATGGCTGATCCGCCCGAGAAAGGCGGAGAAGGTGACAGCGATGAGGAACGCGGTGTCGCGACCAAAACGCGACCCAAGACCAAGAAACCGTCCATGTACCGCGTTTTGTTGATGAATGACGATTACACGCCGATGGAATTTGTCATTGACGTGTTGATGAAGGTTTTCAACAAATCCGCCGAAGACGCGACCCGCATTATGCTCAATGTGCATAAAAACGGAATCGGAGTTTGCGGCGTATTTACCTTTGAGATTGCGGAAACAAAAGTGACCCAAGTCATGAATGCCGCAAAACGCGCGCAGCATCCCCTGCAATGCACAATGGAGAAAGTATAA
- a CDS encoding serine hydrolase produces the protein MWFMRFILLLCVLTLAVPTSTAAEQAVDGRYASIVVDAQTLDVIHARQIDALRYPASLTKVMTLVLTFDALDRGDITLSTRMTTSRFAAATPPGKLGLRKGQTISVEDAIKALTVRSANDVAVVLAEHIGGDVERFAAQMTAKAQSLGMSRTVFKNPHGLPHIAQVTTARDMAKLADYVLRAHAQYYPYFGLETFTYNGVTRKNTNALLPWLQGVDGFKTGYTRASGYNLIISAERGGRRIIAIVLGGATGKSRDSHMQDLIERGFDVLGVAPIVSIAPEQSQIVVRKDVPKKVVPKIATAVRLRGRNAKPVVISTGGQDLTIQSVEMDNNWAIQIGAFGTEMDARAQIDAVSALIKGGSAQVIPVSAGPRTLYRARIKGFNFEGAHSGCRALASLKSGCLVIAPTG, from the coding sequence ATGTGGTTCATGCGTTTCATCCTTCTGCTCTGCGTTCTAACGCTCGCCGTGCCGACCTCAACAGCGGCTGAGCAAGCTGTGGATGGGCGTTACGCCTCAATCGTTGTCGACGCGCAGACACTTGATGTTATTCATGCCCGCCAAATTGACGCGCTACGTTATCCGGCCTCTCTGACCAAAGTTATGACGCTGGTGCTGACCTTTGACGCGCTAGACCGCGGCGACATAACGCTATCCACGCGCATGACGACGTCGCGATTTGCCGCCGCCACACCGCCTGGAAAGCTGGGCCTTCGCAAAGGCCAAACGATCAGCGTAGAAGACGCGATAAAAGCCTTAACCGTTCGTTCGGCCAATGACGTCGCTGTCGTTTTGGCGGAACATATTGGCGGCGATGTCGAGCGCTTTGCCGCTCAAATGACGGCCAAAGCGCAGTCACTTGGTATGAGCCGCACAGTCTTTAAAAACCCCCACGGCCTCCCGCATATTGCGCAGGTTACGACCGCGCGTGACATGGCCAAGCTGGCTGATTATGTCCTGCGAGCTCACGCACAATATTATCCTTATTTTGGGCTAGAGACCTTCACCTATAATGGCGTGACCCGTAAAAACACCAATGCGCTGCTGCCGTGGCTGCAAGGTGTAGACGGGTTTAAGACAGGCTATACCCGTGCTTCTGGCTATAACTTGATTATCTCAGCAGAGCGCGGCGGGCGGCGTATCATCGCGATTGTGCTGGGCGGGGCGACAGGCAAATCACGCGACAGCCATATGCAAGACTTGATTGAACGCGGCTTTGACGTGCTAGGCGTGGCGCCTATCGTCTCTATCGCGCCAGAACAAAGTCAAATCGTTGTGCGCAAAGATGTGCCCAAAAAAGTCGTGCCCAAAATCGCGACCGCCGTGCGGTTGCGGGGCCGTAATGCAAAGCCCGTCGTCATCAGCACGGGAGGGCAAGACCTCACCATCCAAAGTGTAGAAATGGATAATAACTGGGCCATACAGATCGGAGCCTTTGGCACGGAAATGGATGCCCGCGCGCAGATCGATGCGGTCAGCGCCCTGATTAAGGGGGGCAGCGCACAAGTCATTCCCGTAAGCGCGGGGCCGCGCACATTATACCGCGCACGGATTAAAGGCTTTAATTTTGAAGGGGCGCATAGCGGGTGCCGTGCATTGGCGTCCCTAAAATCGGGATGCCTCGTAATCGCGCCGACGGGCTAA